The Macellibacteroides fermentans genome includes the window CGTAATCAGCATCACCACCTTCACGTTGTACTTTTCTGCCGTCTCCTTATAGTCCGCCAGGTAATCGGCAAAGGGCAGATCGGGAATAATCACCCCGTCTATTCCGCATTCGGCACACGAACGGCAAAAGTTTTCGAACCCGTACTGCATGATCGGGTTGAGGTACCCCATCAGTATCAGCGGTATATTTACCTCTTCACGAATATCCCGCAACTGGTCGAACAACACCCGCAGCGACATGCCGTTGCGCAGGGCACAGGTAGACGACTCCTGAATAACCGGACCGTCGGCCATGGGGTCCGAAAACGGAATCCCTATCTCCACCAGATTGATTCCCTTCTGTTGCAATGCCTTCAAGACACGGGTGGTATCGTTCAGGTTAGGATAACCTGCGGTAAAGTAAACCGACAAAATATTATTCTGTCTGGTTTTAAATAAAGTCGTTATACGATTCATACGACGTAATTTTTTTATTGATTTTACAAATTCTTTCAGCTTATCAACCTCCTTCATCCCCGGTGTCGTTTCGAAGCCACTGTTCAGGTCAACCCCCACCCAGTAGGGATGGGCAAATTCCGTAAGGTCACCCAAGCTGTCGGGATTAATCCCGCCGCTCAGCAAGAAAGGCGTCTCCCCTTTGTAGGCAGATAAAACGGACCAGTCAAAACGCTTGCCCGAACCACCATACCCGGCACATTTGGTATCAAACAGATAGTAGTTGCAGCAGCCTTCGTAGGCAACGGTAGCCTGCAGATCGGCTTCGGTTTCGATGGCGAAAGCCTTGATGACCGGTATCCCCGCCTGACGCAGTTCCCAGCACAGGGCCGGCGATTCGCTGCCATGCAGCTGCACCATATCCAACCCGTATCGCTTTACCGTATTCCACACCTCCGAACCGTCGGCATCCACAAAAACACCCACCTTCTTGATATGTCCCGGCAACGTCTCAGGCACATACTCCGTAAACCGTTTGGAAGCCCCGTAAAAGATGAACCCCATCCAATGAATATCCAGAGCAGACAACCGGCTGATATTATCCGGGTCGCGCATTCCACAAACCTTGATCAACATGGTATAGCCTCTTTAAAATGAGTGAGAGTAAGTCCCGGGTCCGCCTCCTTCATAAACGTCTCCCCAATCAGGAACCCCCGGTACCCTACCTTACGCAGGCGGGAAATCAGCTGCGGATCGGCAATGCCGCTCTCCGAAACCTTCAGCACCTCTTTGGGCAGCAATTCGGCCAGACGGAACGAATTCTCCACGTCCGTATGAAACGACCCCAGGTTCCGGTTATTCACCCCCACCATATCCACGTGCGGATTCAGGTGATCCAGCTCCTGCTGGCTGTGCACCTCCAGCAATACCTCCAGCTGAAGCGAGTGAGCCGTTTCGGCCAGGCTGAGGCACTCTGCAGGCGTAAGGCAGGCGGCAATCAGCAATATCGCATCCGCACCCATCACACGGGCCTGGTATAACTGGTAACTGTTAATAATAAAATCTTTCCGTAGCAAAGGCAGATCCACCACCTTGCGTGCCGTAGCCAGATCCCCCAGCGAACCCCCGAAAAACAGACTGTCGGTCAGCACCGAGCAAGCCGATGCCCCTGCCAGCTCGTAAGCGGGAAGTACCTCGCGCACGTTGGCTTCCGGATGCAGCCACCCCTTGGAGGGCGACTTCCGTTTAAACTCGGCAATGATACCCGCTTCAGAAGCAGCCAGAGCCGCCCGCATCGAACGAGTGGGCAAGTCAAGGCGCGTACTCCCCATGCTTACCAAAGTCTGCAACGAGATAGCCTCCTCCTGACGGGCCACCTCAATCCGTTTGTTTGCAATAATATCTTGTAAAATATCTTTCATTGTCTTATCAATTAAATACAATAAACAATCCCCTCCAATCAACTGTTCAACGCTACAAACTTTTTAAAAGTAGCCAACGTCTTACCACTCTCCAGCGATTCGCGGGCAATGGCCAGACACGATTCCACCGACCGTTCCGGCTCGATCACCCGGATGGCAAAGGCCGCGTTTATCAGCACACAATCCCGTTGTGCATCCGTACACTGGTTACGCAACACCCGGTCGAACAACAAAGCAGCCTCTTCCGGCGTTTCACCCCCGTATAACTCCGTAGGATCTATGCGTTTCAGTCCCAGCATCTCGGGTGTATACACCTTTTCGGTGGTAGCTGTAGCCACTTTGAAGGGAGCCGTAAGCGAAATCTCGTCGTACCCGTCCATACTGTGAACTACCGCAAAATTAGCCAGACTCTGCTGGTAGCTGTAACTATACAACCGCAGCAACGGCAGGTTGTACACACCCAGCAACTGATACGCCGGACGGCACGGATTGATAAGCGGTCCCAGCATATTAAAGAACGTACGCACCCCCAGACTCTTACGTATGGGCGCCACCGCCTTCATGGCCGAACTGAACAGCGGTGCATGCAGGTAAGCCATGTTGCATCCATCCATGGAAGCCCTCAGCTTATCATTATCGGCCGTAAACTTCACCCCGTGCTGCTCAATCACGTTAGACGAACCACTCACCGACGTAGCCCCGTAGTTACCCTGCTTTACCACCGGATAACCCGCACCCGCCACCACAAAACAGGCCGCAGTCGAAATGTTGAAGGTATTCTTACCATCACCACCCGTACCCACAATATCCAGCGGCTTATATTCCGCCAGATCCACCGGCACCCGCATCTCCAGCAAGGCATCGGTAAAGCCGGCCAGCTCCTCTACGGAAATGTTACGCATCAGAAACACCGTGATAAGCGAAGCAATCTGGGTGTCGGTATATTTGCCGGCCACCATATTCTGCAATATCTCGCGTGCCTCCTCCTTGCCAAGATACTGGTGTTCAAACAATCTGTATAATATCTGTTTCATACCCTTATGCATTTAACCAGTTTGCAATCAACTCAATCCCTTTAGGCGTAAGCACCGATTCCGGGTGGAACTGAATGCCCCGCACATCGTAACAGCAATGGCGCAATGCCATAATCTCGCCCGCATCATCCTGGGCTGTAATCTCCAGGCAGTCGGGAAAGTTCTCACCGCTCACCACCCACGAGTGGTAACGCCCCGCCTCGAAGCTATCGCCCAACCCGTTGAACAGGTAATCGTTTTCCACCACCCTGATTACCGAGCTGATGCCATGATGCACCTCCTTCAGGTTCTCCAGCCGGGCCCCGAAAGCCTCGCCTATGGCCTGTTCGCCCAGGCATACCCCCAGGATACTTTTGGTAGGCGCATACCTTTTAATCACATCCAGCAAAATACCCGCTTCGGATGGGATACCCGGTCCCGGAGAAAGTAAAATCTTATCAAAGCGCTCAATCTCATCCAGTCCGATGCAATCGTTGCGATGCACCTCCACATCCGTAAAACCCAGTTGTTTCACAATATGAAGCAGGTTATAGGTAAACGAATCGTAATTATCCAGTAACAATATCTTTTTCATATACAATCTGATTTTACTATTAATTCTTTAATGTGGCAGCCAGGTCGATCGCCTTTTTCAACGCCGCCAGCTTACGGTTGGTCTCCTCCAGTTCGCGGGCATCATCACTTTTAGACACAATGCCGGCCCCCGCCTGATAGTACAACTTATTGCCCCTGCTAACAAACGAACGGATGGTGATGGCCTGGTTCAGGTCGCCGTTAAACCCTATAAACCCGATACACCCCCCGTAGGCACCCCGGTTATGATGTTCAATCTCGCTGATCAGCTGCATGGCACGCACCTTGGGTGCACCACTCAACGTACCCGCCGGAAAGGTGTCAATGTAAGTCTTCACCGGATTACTCTCCGGATTCAACGCACCGCTCACCCTCGAAACCAGGTGAATCACATGCGAGTAATACTGAGGCTCCTTGTAAAAATCCACCTTCACATCGTGGGCGTTCCTGCTCAAATCATTACGAGCCAGATCCACCAGCATCACATGCTCTGCATTCTCCTTCGGATCGTTCAGCAACGCCTCCGTAAGCAACTTATCCTGCAACAGGTCGCCCGTACGGAAAGCCGTGCCCGCAATAGGATCGATGCTGGCGCGACCGTTGCTCACCTTGCAATGCGTTTCGGGCGAGGAGCCGAAGATGCGGAAACCCCCGAAGTCGAAATAAAACAGGTAAGGCGACGGATTGATACTCCGCAACGCACGGTACACCTTGAAATCGTCACCCCTGAAAGCCTGCTTGAACTGACGCGCCAGCACAATCTGGAACACATCCCCCCGCATACAATGAGCCACCCCCTTGCGCACCATGGCACGGTACTCATCGTCCGTAATGGGACTCGTCTCCTTGCCATCCGGAATAAAATTGTACGACGCATAGTTGCGGTTCTCAATCATCGTCTCGATACGCTCCATCTCGCTGGCTTCGTCCTCACGCAACAGCTCTATCAGGGTAAGCTCGTTCTTGAAATGGTTGAACACTAAAATATATTTATACAAAAGATAATACATATCCGGTGCATCGTTCTGTGCATGGTGACTCTCCATCACCTCTATCTTCTCAAAATAGCGAACCGCATCAAAGGCCGTGTAACCGAACAAACCGCAAACCTCGCTGTTGTCGCCCTCCACCTTAAACCGTTTCAGGAAATCGTTCAGCGCGTCCGCCACTGTATAGGCATCCGTAACCGGCAGCTCCTCCGTGTGATTATCCGGATAGCGCATGGTACTCATTCCGCTGTTAATGCCAATGCTGGCAATGGGACAGAGGGCGATAAACGAAAGACTGTTCTCGTTGGCATGAAAATCCGAGCTTTCCAGCAAGGCCGACTCAGGATACATATCCCTCACCTTCAGGTAAATGCTCACCGGCGTATGTAAATCGCCCAATATCCTTTTGCTGTGTGTCTTATAACTGTAGTTCATAGAAGTATGCTGTTAAGTGGGTATGTTATTTCATCGAATCAATGTAAGTATCCATATCCTTGTCGCCGCGCCCCGAAACCGTAAGCACCACCACATCGGTAGGTTTAAAAGAAAGCTTGGGCAAAGCACCCAGGGCATGAGCCGATTCCAGCGCCGGAATAATCCCTTCCAGCCGGGTAAGTTCGAAGGCCGCATCCAACGCCTCCTGGTCGTCCACCGCCAGAATAAGAGCACGTTTGGTAGCCGAAAGGTTGGCATGAAACGGACCGATACCCGGATAATCCAAACCTGCCGATATAGAGTAAGGCTCCTCGATCTGTCCGTCTTCACTCTGCATCACCAGGGTTTTCGCCCCGTGGATGATACCCATCCGTCCCAGCTGGATGGTAGCCGCCGATTCGCCGGAATCAATCCCTTTGCCACCCGCTTCGGCCAGTACGATCTGCACCTCCGGATTATCCACAAAATGATAAATGGTACCCGCCGCATTGCTTCCCCCGCCCACACAGGCAATCAGGTAATCCGGGTTCTCCCGTCCCTCTTTCTCCAGCAACTGCTTTTTAATCTCCTCGCTTATAACAGACTGCAGGCGAGCCACCATATCGGGGTAGGGGTGTGGCCCCACGGTAGAACCGATAATGTAAAACGTATCCGCCGGGTTACAGCACCAGTCGCGTATGGCCTCGTTGGTAGCATCCTTCAGCGTCATGTTGCCCGATGTAACCGGACGAACCTCGGCACCCAGCATCTTCATTTTCTGCACATTCACATGCTGGCGCTCCACATCCGTCTTCCCCATGTACACGATACACTTCATATCCATCAGGGCACAAACCGTAGCCGTGGCCACCCCGTGCTGACCGGCACCCGTCTCAGCGATGATGCGCGTTTTGCCCATGCGCCGTGCCAGCAGAATCTGTCCGATGGTATTGTTAATCTTATGTGCACCCGTATGGTTCAGATCCTCGCGCTTCAGGTAGATGCGGCAGCCGTAGCGGGCAGACAGGCGGTTGGCCAGGTAAAGCGGCGACGGCCTCCCCACGTAATCGCGCAACAAGGCATCAAACTCCTGTTTAAAGTCGGCACTCTGCAGTACCTTCAGGTAAGTATTCTTCAAGTCTTCCACACAGCGGTGTAAAATTTCCGGAATGTAAGCTCCTCCAAATTCACCGTAATAACCCTCTTCGTTAACCAGATACGTTTTCATTCTATTTTGTTTTTTATTAAATTCTGCAAATTAAAAAAGGCCTGTCGCAAGAGCGGCAGGCCTTCTAAAATATCTTATACTTTATGGATATACACAGGACTGTTCCTTACGACTTTGTGAGTTGTAAGAAGCGCCACCAATATGTATTAACCATTATAGTTCTCATTTCCTTTGTTGTTATATCGGCAGCAAATGTATATCTTTTCTGATAATCTGCAAATAATTCGTCCTTTTTTTTATATTTTTTTTCTTCGCAGCATCCGGATGTGTTCAAAAAAGTAGTCGGTCTTAAACTTAAGACAGCAGTTGTCCTAAGTTTGTCCTAAGCCAGATTATAGTCCGAATGTTTATTTGAAGTTTAGCACAACCATAAAGAAAGCCAAACTTCCTGAACCGGAGTTTCATACAGATGGTATGTTTACGGTTGTGCTCAAGCGTAAACAAAACAACTATGCCACCAATGACATAGTAAATGGCATAGTAAATGAGAATGAGCAAGCGATAACAATCCTTCTTAGAGCTAAGCCTGGATTAAATGCATCAGAAATTGCAGAAAGCATTTCTAAAAGCTGAAGAACCACTATGCGTTATCTAAAATCTTTAAACCAAAAAGGATTATTAGAATTTCGTGGTGCTCCGAAGTCAGGAGGCTACTATATCAAAGATTAATAATACGTAGAACTAATTCTTATTTAGGCATTGATTCATATAATAAACCATTATTTCTTGTCATCCAGTTTGTCCTGGAATGCTGGTATTTTGCTTAAATCAATCTCAAGTGGGGGGATGTAACAACCTTTTACGTGGTGCTCGGGGTAGTAGTTCTCTACTGAGACACCTAGTTTCGGTTTCTTGGCTTTGGGGGCTGCATCTGCAGCTTTATCACCACCGTTGGCCTGCTTGTACTGGGCACTTTTCTTACCCACAATGCAGTCGTAAGCTACTATGGAGATGCGGGATCCACCTCTTAATCGGTCAACACGGATGATGTTTTCGCTTGTAAACTCTGCCATGATGCGGTTCCATTGCCTGCGTTCGGTTTTAAAAAAAGCGGCTAGTTCTTGCTGATTCACAATCAGCTCTCCCCTGAAGCAGGTGTAGATCCGCCCGTCCAGCACTACATCGCCTTTGGCAAAGTAGGCCTTTTGGTAAAAGTAGCTGAGGATATCTGCTCTGAGGGCTATCTTTTTACAGCTGCTCTGCTGGTTATCCAATATCACCCGGGGGATGATGCAGTATCCGCTTTTCAGTAAGTTTTCTAACGCAAAAAATTTATTCATCGTATCGATTTTTAAGGTAATTAATAATTTTATAATTAAATGTCCTATCCTAATGTCGTCTACTTCCCTGTATTGATGCGGGTTTTGACTTCGAAATGTCCTATCTTATGTCCTAAGCTTCTTAAATATATAATGCATATTCAAGATAGTTTTAAAAAAAACCGGAATTCAAAGACTTTCCATTACTGACAAATGCTTCAGACAATCGCTATTGTCTTTCCGGATTTGTTCTGCCCTCCGGCCGGGCTTTGGTTAAATCGCTTCCGCAAGCGGAGGTGATTTGTTTCGTGCAATGTTTGAAATTGCTTTCGGCTGCAATGATACGACATATTTTTGGAAGGTCAAGTTATACTTTTTTGACGGTGTTATTAATCTTTAGATTATTAAGGTTTTGTATTAAATGTTTGAACTACAGTGTTATAATTCTTTATTGCTGACTTTTTTTTGACGAAAAACTATTCATTTTGTATAATATTAAAATTAAAATATTTTTTTATCAGCTTGCAGATACGCTTTATTGCACATCTTCTGGAGGTAACTCTTTTACTTTTAAGTAATAATGCGAATCAGTATTTGACATTGATTCATTTGTTTTAAACAATTAGATAAATGAATGCGATGGCTATTTTCCCCATCGTATGTATAAGAAGTCCAGATGTTGATCTGACCTTCATCGCTCTTTGAATATTTGTTTTCTCATTCAACCAGTTGAAGAAAGACTCTATGGGTTGTCTGACTTTAGAAACAGCCGTCGAAAATAAGTCTCTGTGGGCTTTCTCTCTTTGAGTAATTACGGGCTCTTCAGCCTTAATAGCTTTTACGGGAGTTAGCATATCCAGACCTATTTCCCTGTGTTTTTCTCCCCAAAAAGAGAAATCGGAGTAGATTTTATCGGCAAAGATACTTCTATTGGTCAGGCTGTCTGCTGCTTCTGTTTTAAGTACCGTCAAATCGTTCTCTGCCGCAGATGAAAGTATCAACATCTCAGGGAATGGAATAGTTCCTTTCCTTCTGAAAGCTAACGTGTGGAGTTTCAAACCAAAGTAGTACATATTTTTGGTAGAGCAGTAGCCTTTTGTTGCAATTTCTGTAGCCACTTTTCCTGTTTTATTCTTTCCTTTGCAGGTAACAATTGGCATGGAATCGATCAGTGATGTCATATTGTCGCAATCTTCTGGTTTAAAGGATGTAATGAGATGCTTTACGAGTTCATTAATTGCCTCACTTAACAGGTTCAATCGATAATTGAACGTCTGATAAGAAGGTAGACAAGGAAACCAAGAAAGCAAATATTCTTTAGTGAATGTATGTATCTCTTTGATACTGAAGTAGCGTTGATAAGCTCCACAGAACAGGTATACAGTAAGCAGTTCCTGGTCGGTGAAGATAGGAGTTGCATTATTACTGAATCTCTGACAACAAAATTTCAGTGAAGACTCATAGATATCGCAGATATACATATATATTTTTATAAGCTTAAGTTCTTTCTCCTTGGGAATCATAATTAGAAAAATGAGTGGTTTTATTCTTCTAAGATACTGATTTCCAGGGAGATTAAGAAATATTTTAATGTAATAATAAACTGTATAACAACATTTTAACTAAATGAATCAGCAAGTGATTTCAACTACTGATTCGCATTAATAATAATTACCTGTCGTCTGTTTGTTACAGGAAGGAATAAATTATCTATAATCTTAGTCTGAAGAAGATTGCGAGTACATGTTTATCTCGTCTTAGATTAATCACTGCAGATTAAGTTACATGTGTTTATCTCTACAAGCTTTCCCCGTTTTAAATCAATTGATTTCAGGACTCAGATAAGTTTATTTGAGCGTTGAAATAAGCTTATTTTGAAGAGCAAATAAGCTTATTTTGGAAAGGAAATAGTTTGTGTTCCATTTTCCGTGCTTCGATTTAGGACAAAAAACTCTAGTCAGAAATGCTGAAAGCATACGGTAAGTGTACTTATCTTTACTTAAGTGGACAAATGCGGACACAAGTGGACACAGGTGGATTTGTGTCTTTGGGCGGTGGTATATTTGCATCAACAACCAGATCTTTTTCGCAATATGAGATATTTATTTCGCAATTGTGGGAAACTGATAAATTATATATGATTATTTTTACATGCATTGAAACGATAAAGTCTATGAAACAATTTTGGTTAACCTTGTTACTCGCTATTATTACGGTCGCCCCCGATCTTTATTCGCAGGAAAGTCTCGCCGATAAGGGTAGGGCATGGAGGTATATAGAGCCCTGTTTTACACCTCCTGCCCGGTTCAGGGATAGCGTGGGTGATTATCGGTCGGCGTTACGGTTCTATAATGGAGATACGGTTGCCAACCCCACGGAATGGAAAAGCCGCAGGAATGAAATCGTAGCGAAATGGAATGCCATGCTGGGAGTGTGGCCGCCATTGATTGAAAATAACAACCTGCAGATTATCAGCAAGGTGTTACGTGAAGACTTTATACAGTATACAGTGCGCTTCCGGTGGACCCCGAATGAATATACCACAGGCTACCTGCTTGTGCCCGTTGGGGAAGGGAAAAAGCCGGCCGTGATTACTGTTTTCTATGAGCCGGAAACGGCCATCGGACTGAGCGATAAACCGAATCGTGATTTTGCTTACCAGCTTGTGAAGAGGGGATTTATCACCCTTTCCATCGGGACCAAAGAGGCCTCCGAAGCAAAAACATATGCACTGTTCTATCCTGAATTAAACCATACAACCATCCAGCCTCTGTCTGTGCTGGCCTATGCCGCTGCAAACGCATGGGATGCATTGTCACGGTTTCCCGATGTAGATTCTACACGTATCGGAATTGTTGGTCATTCCTTCGGTGGCAAATGGGCGATGTTTGCCTCTTGTCTGTTCGATAAATTTGCCTGTGCTGCCTGGTCGGATCCCGGCATTGTATTTGACGAAACAAGGGAATCTGTAAACTACTGGGAGCCTTACTATCTGGGTTACCACCCGCAGCCCTGGAGGCCGAGGGGTGTTATAAGTAAAGATAATCCGGCAAAGGGATTGTATCCCGAGTTGAGAAAAAAGGGCTTCGATCTGCACGAATTACATGCCTTGATGGCCCCAAGACCTTTCCTGGTTTCAGGAGGTTCGGAAGATCCGGTTGAACGTTGGATTCCTTTAAACAGAACGATTGAAGTATATAAATTGCTGGGCTATGAAAACAGGGTGGGTATGAGTAACAGGCCGACTCATTCTCCTACAACCGCATCAAACGAGATTATTTACTCATTTTTTGAATATTATCTGAAGTAGATTTTGGGAATTTATTTATGTATGAAAAAAGTGTAAGATGCGGATTATCGTATTTTTAAATTAGTTGAATTGTAATTGGCCTTAGGAATGGTTCCCCGTTTTAGTTACGAAGATTTAAATTCACTTATTAAAGTTGATTCTTTAAGGTTTATCACATAAACCATTAATTGAAGATTTGGAATTGTGAGCTATTGTTTAAATACCTGAATACAAGTCTGATATAGACTTTTAAGGATAAATAAAGCCAGTTAGCATTGACTAACTGGCTTTATTATTATTAAATTACCGCTTTGCATATTTTATTACATGGCAATTTTAAATGATTTATTTCCTGTTTTAACGATATAAATCTTTTGAGGAGCAACAGTAATTCGAACAATGTGGTCTGTTATTTTTATTTTCTGCAGCAAAGATCCTGAAACACTGTAAATATCAACAAGATTTCCCAATTTTCCACCCTGAACGATAATAGAACCATTTTCTGAATACACATTTAAGTTGCCAGCATCTGTATCGGAAATTGATGTGATAACTTGTTTTATAATATTAAATTTACCCCAATATGGATCATTCAGATAAGCAGAATAGGCTACTTCCGGTACATATAATTCGCAGGTATTATAGATATTGGAGAATGTTTCTGACTCAATTTGTGGAGGAGTAGTTGCTTCACAATAAATCTGTTTTAGTAGGCATTCATTAAATGCGTAATCTTCAATATCTGTTACACTATTTGGAATAGTTATAGTCGTTAATCCTGAGTTTCTAAAAGCTGCATATTCAATTGTTGTTACACTATTTGGAATAGTTACAGAAATTAGTGAAGTACAGTCATGAAAAGAGCTTTGTCCAATTAATTTTACATTATTTGGAATAGTAACAGAAGTTAATCCTGTGCATTCATTAAAAGCCCAACCTTCAATTATAGTAACACTTGTTGGAATAGTTATGGAGGTTAATCCTTTGCAAT containing:
- the trpA gene encoding tryptophan synthase subunit alpha — protein: MNRITTLFKTRQNNILSVYFTAGYPNLNDTTRVLKALQQKGINLVEIGIPFSDPMADGPVIQESSTCALRNGMSLRVLFDQLRDIREEVNIPLILMGYLNPIMQYGFENFCRSCAECGIDGVIIPDLPFADYLADYKETAEKYNVKVVMLITPETSEERIRLIDAHTDGFIYMVSSASTTGAQQSFTEQKQDYFRRINSMQLRNPRLIGFGISNKATFDAACSNASGGIVGSKFVQLLGSSASPEMAVDKLLEALNS
- the trpC gene encoding indole-3-glycerol phosphate synthase TrpC, whose protein sequence is MKDILQDIIANKRIEVARQEEAISLQTLVSMGSTRLDLPTRSMRAALAASEAGIIAEFKRKSPSKGWLHPEANVREVLPAYELAGASACSVLTDSLFFGGSLGDLATARKVVDLPLLRKDFIINSYQLYQARVMGADAILLIAACLTPAECLSLAETAHSLQLEVLLEVHSQQELDHLNPHVDMVGVNNRNLGSFHTDVENSFRLAELLPKEVLKVSESGIADPQLISRLRKVGYRGFLIGETFMKEADPGLTLTHFKEAIPC
- the trpD gene encoding anthranilate phosphoribosyltransferase codes for the protein MKQILYRLFEHQYLGKEEAREILQNMVAGKYTDTQIASLITVFLMRNISVEELAGFTDALLEMRVPVDLAEYKPLDIVGTGGDGKNTFNISTAACFVVAGAGYPVVKQGNYGATSVSGSSNVIEQHGVKFTADNDKLRASMDGCNMAYLHAPLFSSAMKAVAPIRKSLGVRTFFNMLGPLINPCRPAYQLLGVYNLPLLRLYSYSYQQSLANFAVVHSMDGYDEISLTAPFKVATATTEKVYTPEMLGLKRIDPTELYGGETPEEAALLFDRVLRNQCTDAQRDCVLINAAFAIRVIEPERSVESCLAIARESLESGKTLATFKKFVALNS
- a CDS encoding anthranilate synthase component II; translated protein: MKKILLLDNYDSFTYNLLHIVKQLGFTDVEVHRNDCIGLDEIERFDKILLSPGPGIPSEAGILLDVIKRYAPTKSILGVCLGEQAIGEAFGARLENLKEVHHGISSVIRVVENDYLFNGLGDSFEAGRYHSWVVSGENFPDCLEITAQDDAGEIMALRHCCYDVRGIQFHPESVLTPKGIELIANWLNA
- a CDS encoding anthranilate synthase component I family protein; the protein is MNYSYKTHSKRILGDLHTPVSIYLKVRDMYPESALLESSDFHANENSLSFIALCPIASIGINSGMSTMRYPDNHTEELPVTDAYTVADALNDFLKRFKVEGDNSEVCGLFGYTAFDAVRYFEKIEVMESHHAQNDAPDMYYLLYKYILVFNHFKNELTLIELLREDEASEMERIETMIENRNYASYNFIPDGKETSPITDDEYRAMVRKGVAHCMRGDVFQIVLARQFKQAFRGDDFKVYRALRSINPSPYLFYFDFGGFRIFGSSPETHCKVSNGRASIDPIAGTAFRTGDLLQDKLLTEALLNDPKENAEHVMLVDLARNDLSRNAHDVKVDFYKEPQYYSHVIHLVSRVSGALNPESNPVKTYIDTFPAGTLSGAPKVRAMQLISEIEHHNRGAYGGCIGFIGFNGDLNQAITIRSFVSRGNKLYYQAGAGIVSKSDDARELEETNRKLAALKKAIDLAATLKN
- the trpB gene encoding tryptophan synthase subunit beta — its product is MKTYLVNEEGYYGEFGGAYIPEILHRCVEDLKNTYLKVLQSADFKQEFDALLRDYVGRPSPLYLANRLSARYGCRIYLKREDLNHTGAHKINNTIGQILLARRMGKTRIIAETGAGQHGVATATVCALMDMKCIVYMGKTDVERQHVNVQKMKMLGAEVRPVTSGNMTLKDATNEAIRDWCCNPADTFYIIGSTVGPHPYPDMVARLQSVISEEIKKQLLEKEGRENPDYLIACVGGGSNAAGTIYHFVDNPEVQIVLAEAGGKGIDSGESAATIQLGRMGIIHGAKTLVMQSEDGQIEEPYSISAGLDYPGIGPFHANLSATKRALILAVDDQEALDAAFELTRLEGIIPALESAHALGALPKLSFKPTDVVVLTVSGRGDKDMDTYIDSMK
- a CDS encoding transposase, which encodes MIPKEKELKLIKIYMYICDIYESSLKFCCQRFSNNATPIFTDQELLTVYLFCGAYQRYFSIKEIHTFTKEYLLSWFPCLPSYQTFNYRLNLLSEAINELVKHLITSFKPEDCDNMTSLIDSMPIVTCKGKNKTGKVATEIATKGYCSTKNMYYFGLKLHTLAFRRKGTIPFPEMLILSSAAENDLTVLKTEAADSLTNRSIFADKIYSDFSFWGEKHREIGLDMLTPVKAIKAEEPVITQREKAHRDLFSTAVSKVRQPIESFFNWLNEKTNIQRAMKVRSTSGLLIHTMGKIAIAFIYLIV
- a CDS encoding sialidase; translated protein: MKQFWLTLLLAIITVAPDLYSQESLADKGRAWRYIEPCFTPPARFRDSVGDYRSALRFYNGDTVANPTEWKSRRNEIVAKWNAMLGVWPPLIENNNLQIISKVLREDFIQYTVRFRWTPNEYTTGYLLVPVGEGKKPAVITVFYEPETAIGLSDKPNRDFAYQLVKRGFITLSIGTKEASEAKTYALFYPELNHTTIQPLSVLAYAAANAWDALSRFPDVDSTRIGIVGHSFGGKWAMFASCLFDKFACAAWSDPGIVFDETRESVNYWEPYYLGYHPQPWRPRGVISKDNPAKGLYPELRKKGFDLHELHALMAPRPFLVSGGSEDPVERWIPLNRTIEVYKLLGYENRVGMSNRPTHSPTTASNEIIYSFFEYYLK